A genomic region of Manihot esculenta cultivar AM560-2 chromosome 15, M.esculenta_v8, whole genome shotgun sequence contains the following coding sequences:
- the LOC110602106 gene encoding galactinol synthase 2 translates to MSRNTIVDPKTRAYVTFLAGNGDYVKGVVGLAKGLRKAKTAYPLVVAVLPDVPEEHRHILESQGCIVREIEPVYPPENQTQFAMAYYVINYSKLRIWEFVEYEKMIYLDGDIQVFENIDHLFDSPNGYFYAVMDCFCEYNWRFSPQYKIGYCQQCPERVQWPKEMGSPPPPYFNAGMFVFEPELLTYSHLLDTLKDTPPTSFAEQDFLNVFFKDVYKPIPPVYNLVLAMLWRHPENVEFDKVKVVHYCADGAKPWRYTGKEVNMEREDIKLLVKKWWDIYEDESLDYKNAVPADHGKLGSIIAAMTEDEVVHQRNAPSAA, encoded by the exons ATGTCGCGTAACACAATCGTGGACCCCAAAACCAGAGCTTACGTGACTTTTTTGGCTGGCAATGGGGATTATGTGAAGGGCGTGGTAGGCTTAGCCAAGGGTTTAAGGAAGGCAAAAACTGCATACCCTCTTGTGGTTGCTGTTTTGCCGGACGTCCCTGAGGAGCACCGCCATATTCTTGAATCTCAAGGCTGTATTGTCCGTGAGATTGAGCCGGTGTACCCACCGGAGAACCAGACCCAGTTTGCCATGGCTTATTATGTCATTAATTACTCAAAGCTGCGTATTTGGGAG TTTGTTGAGTATGAAAAGATGATATACTTGGATGGAGATATTCAAGTGTTTGAGAATATCGACCACCTATTCGATTCACCAAATGGGTATTTCTATGCTGTGATGGACTGTTTCTGCGAGTATAATTGGAGGTTCTCTCCACAGTACAAGATAGGATACTGCCAACAGTGCCCAGAAAGGGTTCAATGGCCAAAGGAGATGGGCTCTCCACCTCCTCCCTACTTCAACGCTGGAATGTTTGTGTTTGAGCCTGAGCTTTTGACCTACTCTCATCTCTTGGACACCCTCAAAGACACCCCTCCAACTTCATTTGCCGAGCAG GACTTTCTGAACGTGTTCTTCAAGGATGTGTACAAGCCAATTCCTCCAGTGTACAACCTTGTTTTGGCAATGCTTTGGCGTCACCCTGAAAATGTGGAGTTCGACAAAGTCAAGGTTGTCCATTATTGTGCAGAT GGTGCAAAGCCATGGAGGTACACTGGGAAAGAAGTGAACATGGAGAGAGAGGACATAAAGCTGCTGGTGAAGAAATGGTGGGATATATATGAGGATGAATCATTGGACTACAAGAATGCTGTGCCTGCTGATCATGGAAAACTTGGATCCATAATTGCAGCAATGACTGAGGACGAAGTGGTTCACCAGAGGAATGCTCCATCTGCggcttaa
- the LOC110602105 gene encoding 30S ribosomal protein S1, chloroplastic, with protein sequence MASFAQQFTGLRCTPLSTSRLANRASLLSSPKLRKSSFVVSAVAISNAQTKERQKLKQLFEEAYERCRTAPMEGVSFTLEDFHTALDKYDFNSEIGTTVKGTVFMTDANGALVDITAKSSAYLPIQEACIHKIKHVEEAGIVPGLTEEFVIIGENEADDSLVLSLRSIQYDLAWERCRQLQAEDAIVKGKVVGANKGGVVALVEGLRGFVPFSQISSKSTAEELLDKELPLKFVDVDEEQSRLVLSNRKAMADSQAQLGIGSVVTGTVQSLKPYGAFIDIGGINGLLHVSQISHDRVSDIATVLQPGDTLKVMILSHDRERGRVSLSTKKLEPTPGDMIRNPKLVFEKAEEMAQMFRQRIAQAEAMARADMLRFQPESGLTLSSDGILGPLTSDMPAEGLDLSYVPTAEEED encoded by the exons ATGGCGTCGTTCGCTCAGCAATTCACAGGCCTCAGATGCACACCTCTCTCAACTTCTCGCCTCGCCAATCGAGCTTCCCTATTATCTTCTCCCAAGCTCAGAAAGTCGTCTTTTGTAGTATCTGCGGTGGCAATATCAAATGCCCAGACCAAGGAGAGGCAAAAGCTCAAACAGCTCTTCGAAGAAGCTTACGAGCGCTGCCGTACTGCCCCTATGGAAGGCGTTTCCTTCACCCTCGAAGACTTTCACACCGCTCTCGATAAGTATGACTTCAATTCCGAGATTGGTACCACG GTCAAGGGCACTGTGTTCATGACTGATGCGAATGGTGCATTAGTTGATATTACTGCAAAATCCTCTGCATATTTGCCTATCCAAGAAGCTTGCATTCACAAGATAAAACATGTAGAAGAAGCTGGTATAGTCCCTGGATTGACAGAGGAGTTTGTTATCATCGGTGAAAATGAAGCTGATGATAGTTTAGTCTTGAGCTTAAGGTCAATTCAGTATGACCTTGCCTGGGAAAGGTGTAGGCAGCTTCAAGCTGAGGATGCTATTGTGAAGGGTAAG GTTGTTGGTGCTAACAAAGGTGGAGTGGTTGCTCTAGTGGAGGGCCTTCGCGGATTTGTCCCTTTCTCTCAGATATCATCG AAATCAACTGCAGAAGAACTTCTTGATAAGGAACTTCCGCTGAAGTTTGTTGATGTTGATGAGGAACAGTCTAGGCTTGTGCTCAGTAACCGCAAGGCCATGGCAGACAGTCAGGCACAGCTAGGCATCGGATCAGTGGTCACTGGAACTGTTCAGAGCCTGAAACCATATGGTGCGTTCATTGACATTGGTGGAATCAATGGGCTTCTTCATGTTAGTCAGATTAGTCATGATCGTGTCTCTGATATTGCAACAGTCCTTCAACCTGGTGATACTCTCAAG GTCATGATACTGAGCCATGACCGTGAAAGAGGTAGAGTAAGTCTTTCTACCAAAAAGTTAGAACCTACTCCTGGTGATATGATTCGCAATCCAAAGCTTGTCTTTGAGAAG GCTGAGGAGATGGCTCAGATGTTCAGGCAGAGAATTGCTCAAGCAGAAGCTATGGCTCGCGCTGACATGCTGAGATTCCAGCCTGAG AGTGGACTAACTCTGAGCTCTGATGGGATCTTGGGTCCGTTGACGTCGGACATGCCAGCAGAGGGTTTAGACTTGAGTTATGTTCCCACCGCGGAAGAGGAAGATTGA